A section of the Terriglobales bacterium genome encodes:
- a CDS encoding peptidoglycan-binding domain-containing protein, with amino-acid sequence MRFKKIGITFLVAVVMGVPAFAVTPKASGKSSTKHSRFSKLRKSAWKHHGQQVIASDRAREIQAALIREKYLDGQPNGLWDARTTAAMRKFQADQGWQSKVVPDSRALIKLGLGPSHENDINPDLMGSGAFSPLSVSPAAQADIPQR; translated from the coding sequence ATGCGGTTCAAAAAAATCGGTATTACGTTTCTGGTCGCGGTTGTGATGGGTGTGCCGGCTTTTGCAGTTACACCAAAAGCCAGCGGCAAGAGCTCAACAAAGCACTCGCGCTTCAGCAAGCTGCGTAAGTCTGCGTGGAAGCATCACGGACAGCAGGTTATCGCCAGTGATCGCGCCCGTGAGATTCAAGCGGCGCTGATCCGGGAAAAGTATCTGGACGGCCAACCAAACGGCCTCTGGGACGCCAGAACCACAGCAGCTATGCGCAAATTCCAGGCCGACCAGGGTTGGCAGAGCAAAGTTGTTCCCGATTCCCGCGCTCTGATCAAACTCGGACTCGGACCAAGCCACGAGAATGACATCAATCCCGATCTCATGGGGAGCGGGGCCTTCAGCCCATTGAGCGTCAGTCCGGCAGCGCAAGCCGATATCCCGCAGCGCTAA
- a CDS encoding Do family serine endopeptidase produces the protein MRSHRFLSTILVVLTLFVGILIGTVIQKGVKGATKSVNSSDATPLKVPSPQQLSNAFSQVAKTLEPSVVNINTESTPKATTPRPRRRGQQPPDDQDGDPFQDFFDRFFGGQGGSPFGGGGSTTEHSLGSGVVVDSKGYIITNQHVVDKADRIRVKLDGDPPGVQHDAKVIGTDSETDLAVIKIEVDHPLASAKLGNSDSMNVGDWVLAIGSPFALEESVTAGIISSKGRDIDNRRQFQHFLQTDAAINPGNSGGPLVNMNSEVIGINTAIFTESGGYQGIGFALPSNTVAEVYNQLIGPDHKVVRGSIGVAFSAQPNPAIARVYGAKSGVTVSSVTANGPADQAGLKIGDTITSVNGKPVKTGDELVANISAEKPGSKVKIGYERGGKSAETTVTVADRAKLYGNTAANEEDSANQEQPVAGKLGLSVRPITPDMADRLGIPANKGVIVSEVKPGSFAEDIGLSRGDVILEVNKQAVNSDDDFRRITGQLKSGQDVVFLVRQGRGRNASTIFLAGTLP, from the coding sequence ATGCGGTCGCACCGTTTCTTGTCTACTATCCTCGTGGTGCTGACCCTGTTTGTCGGCATTCTTATCGGTACCGTCATACAAAAGGGCGTAAAAGGTGCCACCAAGAGCGTAAATAGCTCTGACGCCACGCCGTTGAAGGTGCCCTCCCCGCAGCAGTTGTCGAATGCCTTCAGCCAGGTTGCGAAGACGCTTGAGCCGAGCGTTGTGAATATCAATACGGAATCCACGCCGAAGGCTACTACTCCCCGGCCGCGGCGACGCGGTCAGCAACCTCCGGACGATCAGGATGGCGATCCATTTCAGGACTTCTTTGACCGCTTCTTTGGCGGGCAGGGTGGAAGCCCGTTTGGTGGGGGAGGAAGCACGACAGAGCACTCACTGGGATCTGGAGTCGTCGTCGACTCTAAGGGCTACATCATTACGAATCAGCACGTAGTGGATAAAGCGGATCGCATTCGCGTGAAACTCGATGGTGATCCCCCGGGCGTGCAGCATGACGCCAAGGTGATCGGAACTGACTCGGAAACCGATTTAGCCGTCATCAAGATTGAAGTGGATCATCCACTCGCCTCGGCGAAACTCGGCAACTCGGATTCGATGAACGTGGGCGACTGGGTGCTTGCGATCGGCAGCCCATTCGCTCTGGAGGAGTCGGTCACCGCAGGAATCATCTCGTCGAAGGGACGTGACATCGATAATCGGCGGCAGTTCCAGCATTTCCTTCAGACCGATGCGGCGATCAATCCGGGGAACTCCGGCGGTCCGCTGGTGAACATGAATTCGGAGGTGATTGGCATCAACACCGCGATCTTCACCGAATCAGGCGGCTATCAGGGTATTGGATTCGCCTTGCCGTCGAACACCGTGGCCGAGGTTTACAACCAGCTCATCGGTCCGGACCATAAGGTCGTACGCGGATCGATCGGTGTGGCCTTCAGCGCTCAGCCGAATCCGGCGATTGCTCGTGTCTACGGGGCCAAGAGCGGGGTCACGGTTTCCAGCGTTACGGCTAACGGCCCGGCAGATCAGGCAGGTTTGAAGATCGGCGACACCATTACGTCGGTGAATGGCAAACCGGTAAAGACCGGTGACGAACTCGTCGCCAACATCTCTGCGGAAAAGCCCGGTAGCAAAGTAAAGATCGGGTATGAACGCGGCGGGAAGTCAGCCGAAACTACGGTTACCGTCGCCGATCGTGCCAAGTTGTACGGCAATACAGCGGCAAACGAAGAAGATTCCGCTAATCAAGAACAGCCTGTAGCCGGAAAGTTGGGGCTTTCGGTCCGCCCAATCACCCCGGATATGGCCGATAGGCTGGGGATTCCTGCAAATAAAGGTGTGATTGTCAGCGAAGTGAAGCCCGGATCATTCGCGGAAGATATCGGACTCAGCCGCGGAGACGTGATCCTTGAAGTCAACAAACAAGCTGTGAACAGCGACGACGACTTCCGGCGCATCACAGGCCAACTCAAGAGTGGCCAGGACGTTGTCTTCCTAGTGCGTCAGGGCCGGGGACGAAATGCCAGCACCATCTTCCTGGCTGGGACCCTACCGTAA
- a CDS encoding DinB family protein — MKRSLLALVAVTLLAAVGMGLLSQAQTQNQPPSPARSRSDEMLDRWNDIGNKLVAMAKDFPEDKYDFKVQKDQRTFALNLLHAAALDFVLIRRISGSNLGPNFGEGDNPSRDVFKTKADVVKFVEEAVADGAQVIQQQGDAGLDHTSKFFGNRLAHSSSIWTFAIEHSGEHYGQLVVYYRANNLVPPDSRR, encoded by the coding sequence ATGAAGCGGTCTTTGCTTGCGCTAGTTGCGGTTACTCTGCTTGCTGCCGTCGGAATGGGTCTTCTCAGTCAGGCCCAAACGCAGAACCAACCTCCGAGTCCTGCGCGATCTCGATCCGATGAGATGTTGGACAGGTGGAACGACATCGGAAACAAACTCGTCGCCATGGCGAAGGATTTTCCCGAAGACAAATACGACTTCAAGGTGCAGAAGGACCAGCGCACCTTTGCCTTAAATCTTCTCCACGCCGCCGCATTGGATTTCGTCCTGATACGGAGGATTTCCGGATCAAACCTCGGGCCCAACTTCGGCGAGGGCGACAATCCTTCGCGTGACGTTTTCAAGACCAAGGCCGATGTGGTGAAGTTCGTCGAGGAGGCCGTCGCGGACGGAGCGCAAGTGATTCAGCAGCAGGGCGACGCGGGGCTGGATCATACATCGAAATTTTTTGGGAACCGGCTGGCCCACAGCTCCTCCATCTGGACGTTTGCCATCGAGCACAGCGGCGAGCACTATGGCCAGCTTGTGGTTTACTATCGTGCGAACAACCTGGTGCCACCGGACTCGCGGCGCTAA
- a CDS encoding OmpA family protein — translation MRFERHISRWVLSTVVLLLVAGSSAFAQNGKVNFRVTPKQAYIYVDNAAIGEASKHSFLSLSAGEHKVELVNYGYQPVTRTVTVVAKKTVVLEVALEAAGGKVSGPFGAITIEGASRDAVLLNGKSPDYFVGHGDEFNNEFLFKQELVVPPGTYQVSIQSKDKDVWSGPVSVAADQRVVVDAHKGIRKAVPWKRGEKFGTIPRFTVGTASARVAVAKPVADLSATTAKVNCGETSQLKWTSSDAPKVEITPVGEVTASGEVAVQPKQTTTYNLTASGPGGTATSSVTVDVNSAIQADLGLSSNEVHYKRVGNQVIEDGKAQLTWTVSNASAVSIDSVGTVDPSGSRSFTVAPQKSDFGPVDETVNYTLKATNECGGAETQTVALHILGSIEPGALTMRSVYFPTDQPGTRKSQAGLLASEQEALKTIAEEFKKYLAYKPDAQLILSGYADRRGPKSYNQRLSERRAELVKRFLVEQGIPDANIATHAFGKDSNLTADQVKQLVSENAGLTDEARQSVVRKFGNIVLAYNRRVDLTLSSTGQESAQVYPFNANDYARMVDRKSTKKAKRTEVAAERERESAGN, via the coding sequence ATGAGATTTGAACGTCATATTTCACGCTGGGTTTTATCGACCGTTGTGCTGCTTTTGGTCGCTGGAAGCTCAGCTTTTGCGCAGAATGGCAAAGTCAATTTTCGCGTTACTCCGAAACAGGCATACATCTATGTAGATAACGCCGCAATCGGCGAAGCCAGCAAGCACAGCTTCCTGAGCCTAAGCGCCGGCGAGCACAAGGTTGAACTGGTTAACTACGGCTATCAGCCGGTGACCCGCACAGTGACGGTCGTAGCGAAAAAGACAGTTGTCCTCGAAGTCGCTTTGGAGGCAGCTGGCGGCAAGGTTTCCGGGCCCTTCGGCGCCATAACAATCGAAGGAGCTAGCCGGGACGCAGTCCTGCTGAATGGGAAGTCACCTGATTACTTCGTTGGTCACGGTGACGAGTTCAACAACGAGTTTTTATTCAAGCAGGAATTGGTGGTTCCGCCTGGCACTTATCAGGTGAGCATCCAGAGCAAGGATAAAGATGTGTGGTCTGGCCCGGTTAGCGTTGCTGCCGATCAGCGCGTGGTGGTGGATGCACACAAGGGTATCCGGAAGGCTGTTCCCTGGAAGCGCGGAGAAAAGTTCGGCACGATACCACGCTTTACAGTGGGAACAGCGAGCGCGAGAGTAGCTGTTGCGAAGCCTGTTGCAGATTTGTCAGCTACCACAGCGAAAGTCAACTGCGGCGAGACTTCGCAACTCAAGTGGACCTCGTCTGACGCACCTAAAGTCGAAATCACTCCGGTTGGAGAGGTCACAGCTTCTGGGGAAGTAGCGGTCCAGCCCAAGCAAACGACGACTTACAACCTGACGGCATCAGGGCCGGGTGGCACGGCCACCTCCAGCGTGACGGTCGACGTCAACAGCGCAATTCAGGCGGATCTGGGGCTTTCGTCCAACGAGGTCCACTACAAGCGCGTAGGGAACCAGGTGATCGAAGACGGCAAAGCGCAGCTAACCTGGACGGTTTCGAACGCGTCCGCGGTATCGATTGATTCAGTAGGCACAGTTGATCCCAGCGGCAGCCGCAGTTTCACCGTAGCTCCGCAAAAGAGTGATTTCGGGCCGGTGGATGAGACAGTGAACTACACACTGAAAGCCACCAACGAATGCGGCGGAGCAGAAACGCAAACGGTTGCGCTGCACATCCTGGGCTCGATCGAGCCAGGAGCGCTGACTATGCGCAGCGTTTACTTCCCAACCGATCAGCCAGGAACGCGCAAGTCTCAAGCGGGGCTGCTCGCGAGCGAACAAGAGGCGCTTAAGACAATTGCGGAAGAGTTCAAGAAGTATCTGGCCTACAAGCCTGATGCCCAACTGATTCTTTCTGGCTACGCTGACCGGCGCGGGCCTAAGAGCTACAACCAGCGCTTGTCAGAACGGCGCGCCGAATTAGTCAAGCGCTTCCTGGTCGAACAAGGAATTCCCGACGCGAACATTGCGACTCACGCATTCGGCAAGGACAGTAACCTGACTGCCGACCAAGTCAAACAACTCGTGAGCGAGAATGCAGGCCTGACTGATGAAGCCCGCCAGAGTGTCGTCCGGAAGTTCGGCAACATCGTGCTGGCGTATAACCGCCGCGTGGATCTCACACTGAGTTCCACGGGGCAAGAGTCGGCTCAAGTGTACCCGTTCAACGCGAATGACTATGCACGGATGGTTGATCGAAAGAGCACCAAAAAGGCAAAGCGAACAGAGGTTGCAGCGGAGAGGGAACGGGAGAGCGCCGGCAATTAA